ATTCCTGCAGGGATCATTCGAATTCCAATGGAAGAAGATTGCAGATGCTTGAACCTGAGTAACGCCGTGGCCGTTGTCGCGTATGAAGCGTTGCGTCAGATTCGTAGCTGGTGAAACGGAACTTATCTTCTAAAAAAAATCGGATTTACACCCCTCGAAAAAAAAAGTCCTATGGAAAAATATGGGAATGTCCTTTTCCCTAGGAGAGATAGAGACCCGAGTACGGGAGCTCCTAGCAAACGGTTTAACAGGAAATTCCCAGGATTTCCATGCGTGGATTCGTATGGACACTCTTCGTCGTTTTAGAGAAGAGCCAGTATTTCCTCCTGATTCTGTCCAAAAAGTCCTAGATGATCTAGTTTCTAAGAAAGAAGCTGCCAAGGGCAAATTGGATCCTAGAGAATATGCTCTTTCTACCGAATCTACTCTCCATAAAAAGCCCTCCAAAAAAGAAGAGTATCTGATCCTGGGCAGGACGGAGTTCCAACCGATGCAATATGTTCGTAGCAGAATGGAATCCTTTCTTCGCGCAAATGGGATCAACGAGGACCTGATCGTAGACCTAACAATCGGTTCGATCGAGGCAGTGGAGAACGCAGTCAAGTACGGAGACGGCGGAAATGTCGAAGTCAGTTATTCCATCGAAAAAGAGAATGTTTTTAAGATCCGACTGGTGAACAATCTAAGAGAACTGAATATCGAAGAAGATATAGAAAGAGGAAAATTTTCTTCCACTGCCACCCTGATGAGAGGGATGATGGTCATGCAAAAATTATTCGATAAACTGGATCTAGAGATCTTAGAGGACAAACGACAAGCTCTGTTTATGGCAGAGAAACGACTTCCGAAATAATCGGATTTATCTAGCCTTCTTCCAAGATAGCGGGTCTTTGAACCAAAGCCATGTCTGCAATTTTCAAAATACATTCCCCATATAAAGCCGCCGGAGACCAGGTCCAGGCGATCGAAAAGATCGCAACTTCCTTCCAACAGGGAGAAGAGAAGGTAACTCTAGTCGGAGTTACAGGCTCTGGAAAGACTTATACCATGGCTCAGGTAATCGCTCATCTGGGTCTTCCTACCTTGGTATTATCACATAACAAGACCTTGGCGGCTCAGTTATTCCGGGAATTTAAGGAATTCTTTCCGGAGAACGCTGTAGAATATTTCGTTTCTTATTATGATTATTATCAGCCTGAGGCCTATGTTCCTTCTTCGGATACGTTCATAGAAAAGGACATGTCCATGAATGAGGAGATAGATAAACTCAGACTGAGAGCTACTTCTTCTCTTCTGGAAAGGGATGACGTGATCATCGTGAGTTCCGTTTCCTGTATCTATGGTCTCGGTTCTCCTGAAGAATATGTGAACTCAGTGGTCTCTTTAAAGACAGGAGATGTGATCGATAGAGACCAAGTCATTCGCAAACTTCTTCATATACAATACAATCGTAATGATACTGATTTCTCTCGGGGAAATTTTAGGGTAAG
Above is a window of Leptospira semungkisensis DNA encoding:
- a CDS encoding ATP-binding protein, which gives rise to MSFSLGEIETRVRELLANGLTGNSQDFHAWIRMDTLRRFREEPVFPPDSVQKVLDDLVSKKEAAKGKLDPREYALSTESTLHKKPSKKEEYLILGRTEFQPMQYVRSRMESFLRANGINEDLIVDLTIGSIEAVENAVKYGDGGNVEVSYSIEKENVFKIRLVNNLRELNIEEDIERGKFSSTATLMRGMMVMQKLFDKLDLEILEDKRQALFMAEKRLPK